A region of Paenibacillus sp. 37 DNA encodes the following proteins:
- a CDS encoding GH36-type glycosyl hydrolase domain-containing protein: protein MIKATEDNQYVELTSPTSLPKASGFLWNEKMMIHVNCRGYAVAQFMQPEPAKYSYAPNLEAKTFMQPEQPYYAHHPGRFVYIKDEVSGEIFSAPYEPVRKQADSYTFAVGKHDIHWKVIQDDICVEMSLRLPKEDVMELWRVKVTNLSSRKRKLSIYPYYTVGYMSWMNQSGSYVEELQGIVCSAVTPYQKYQDYSKIKNYSDKTYLLADHQPIAWEVNQESFEGEGGLHQPSGLQSETLAGGDARYETPVTVLQYRVDLEAGAEQAYRFIFGPAHDEAEIEGIRQHYFVKQNEEGQDGFTAAEQEYANYIAEGQGNIQIETSDGWLDNVVNHWLPRQMYYHGKTNRLSTDPQTRNYLQDNMGMSYIQPQVARAAFLTALSQQHISGAMPDGIILHPDAELKYINQIPHTDHCIWLPVCMKTYLDETNDYSILEEQVAFTDSEQKLSVLEHMNLAMRWLIHERDARGLNYINQGDWCDPMNMVGYKGKGVSGWLTIATAYAFNVWADLAEQAGYAEVAAEFRQEANQTNAVANEYLWDGDWYARGITDDNVVFGVSKDVEGRIYINPQSWALMSGAADQEKQEKLIRAVEEQLETPYGVEKLAPSFTAMREDVGRVTQKHPGSAENGAVYNHAAAFYIYALYLVGEKEKAYRLLRKMIPGPDAEDILQRGQLPVFIPNYYRGAYRQFPRTAGRSSHLFNTGTVPWVYRCLIDGLFGLQGHAQGLQVRPQLPEDWNEASVTRLFRGAELHVNMKKDATVQAIEVHVDGERIEGDIIKNIQAGVNYEVLVKLPL from the coding sequence GAAGATGATGATTCATGTGAATTGCCGGGGGTACGCGGTGGCCCAATTCATGCAGCCCGAACCTGCCAAATACTCATACGCGCCCAACCTGGAAGCGAAGACATTTATGCAACCGGAGCAGCCATACTATGCCCACCATCCGGGACGGTTTGTCTACATTAAAGATGAAGTCAGTGGCGAAATCTTCTCAGCCCCGTATGAACCGGTTCGCAAGCAGGCGGATAGTTATACGTTCGCTGTAGGCAAACATGATATTCACTGGAAAGTGATTCAGGACGACATATGTGTCGAGATGTCCCTGCGCCTGCCGAAGGAAGATGTTATGGAGCTGTGGCGTGTGAAGGTAACCAATCTGTCTTCGAGAAAACGCAAGCTGAGTATCTACCCGTATTATACAGTCGGTTATATGTCATGGATGAACCAGTCCGGTTCCTATGTGGAAGAGTTACAGGGCATTGTCTGCTCGGCGGTTACGCCGTATCAGAAATATCAGGACTATAGCAAAATCAAAAACTATAGTGACAAAACCTATCTGCTTGCAGATCATCAACCGATCGCATGGGAAGTGAATCAAGAGAGCTTTGAAGGCGAAGGCGGACTTCATCAACCTTCTGGACTTCAGTCGGAGACACTCGCTGGTGGAGATGCGCGATATGAGACACCTGTGACCGTATTGCAATACAGAGTAGATCTGGAAGCTGGTGCTGAGCAGGCCTACCGATTTATCTTTGGCCCGGCTCATGATGAGGCAGAGATTGAGGGAATCCGTCAGCATTATTTTGTGAAGCAGAATGAGGAAGGACAGGATGGTTTTACGGCTGCCGAGCAGGAGTATGCGAATTATATTGCGGAAGGGCAAGGGAACATCCAGATTGAGACATCGGATGGCTGGCTGGATAATGTCGTGAATCACTGGCTGCCTCGTCAGATGTATTATCACGGGAAAACAAACCGTCTATCGACCGATCCCCAGACCCGGAATTATCTGCAGGATAATATGGGGATGAGTTACATTCAACCGCAGGTTGCGCGGGCTGCGTTCCTGACTGCATTGTCACAACAGCATATTAGCGGCGCCATGCCGGACGGCATTATTTTGCACCCGGATGCAGAATTGAAATATATTAACCAGATTCCTCATACCGATCACTGTATCTGGCTTCCGGTCTGTATGAAGACTTATCTGGATGAAACCAATGACTATAGCATTCTGGAGGAACAGGTTGCTTTTACAGACAGTGAACAGAAGCTTTCCGTACTGGAACATATGAATCTCGCGATGCGTTGGTTGATCCATGAGAGGGATGCGCGTGGGTTGAACTATATCAATCAGGGTGACTGGTGTGATCCGATGAACATGGTGGGATACAAAGGCAAAGGCGTATCCGGCTGGCTGACCATTGCGACGGCATATGCTTTTAATGTTTGGGCAGATCTTGCTGAACAGGCAGGGTATGCCGAGGTCGCAGCGGAATTCCGTCAGGAAGCGAATCAGACGAATGCGGTAGCGAATGAGTACCTGTGGGATGGGGACTGGTATGCCCGCGGAATTACGGATGATAACGTAGTGTTTGGTGTAAGCAAAGACGTGGAAGGACGCATCTATATCAATCCTCAGAGCTGGGCACTTATGAGCGGTGCTGCGGATCAGGAGAAACAGGAGAAGTTAATCCGTGCGGTAGAAGAGCAATTAGAGACGCCATATGGTGTCGAGAAGCTCGCGCCGTCTTTCACAGCGATGCGGGAAGATGTAGGCCGTGTCACGCAGAAACATCCGGGAAGTGCAGAGAATGGAGCCGTGTACAACCATGCGGCGGCTTTTTATATCTATGCGTTGTATCTGGTGGGCGAGAAGGAGAAGGCGTATCGTTTGCTGCGTAAAATGATTCCTGGCCCCGATGCCGAGGATATCCTCCAGCGGGGTCAACTGCCTGTATTTATCCCGAATTATTATCGCGGAGCCTATCGTCAATTCCCACGTACAGCTGGGCGCTCCAGTCATCTGTTCAACACCGGCACGGTACCTTGGGTGTATCGCTGCCTGATCGACGGATTGTTTGGCTTGCAGGGTCACGCGCAAGGGCTTCAGGTTCGCCCGCAGTTGCCAGAAGATTGGAACGAGGCATCGGTCACGCGTTTGTTCCGCGGAGCTGAGCTGCATGTAAACATGAAGAAGGATGCAACTGTCCAGGCGATTGAAGTGCATGTTGACGGTGAACGGATCGAAGGTGACATCATCAAGAATATCCAAGCTGGCGTGAATTATGAGGTGCTGGTGAAGCTGCCTTTGTAG
- a CDS encoding GNAT family N-acetyltransferase has product MTHTIDSEYKTIEELSLNHWQPLSTLLYDGWVLRFAKGYTKRANSVQPIHYSTLDVHEKIDECERIYASNQLNTIFKITPFIQPDHLDQLLQEKGYGVVDLTHIQTRSLDDIKEPVHQAVQIDEQLTTAWLDHFCRLNKVNDLQRKTTELMLDNIRTKVGFISLLIDGQVVACGFGVIERGYIGLYDIITDANFRNQGLAEQMILHLLHWAKKQGATSSYLQVVANNAPALKLYAKLGYSEIYSYWYRVKE; this is encoded by the coding sequence ATGACGCATACCATAGATTCAGAATACAAAACCATTGAAGAACTATCCCTTAATCACTGGCAACCCTTGTCCACCTTATTATATGACGGTTGGGTACTCCGTTTTGCCAAAGGATATACCAAGCGTGCAAACTCCGTTCAACCTATCCATTACTCCACTCTGGATGTGCATGAAAAGATTGATGAATGTGAGCGCATCTATGCCTCCAATCAGTTAAATACCATATTCAAAATCACACCGTTTATTCAGCCGGATCATCTCGACCAGCTTTTGCAAGAAAAAGGGTATGGCGTTGTCGATCTGACCCATATCCAGACTCGGAGTCTAGATGATATAAAAGAACCTGTACACCAAGCTGTACAGATCGACGAACAGTTGACCACAGCGTGGCTGGATCACTTTTGCCGACTGAACAAGGTGAATGATCTGCAACGGAAAACGACGGAATTAATGTTGGACAATATCCGAACAAAGGTAGGTTTCATCTCGCTGTTGATTGACGGGCAGGTCGTCGCTTGCGGGTTTGGTGTCATCGAACGTGGCTATATTGGATTGTATGATATCATTACAGACGCTAATTTCCGGAATCAGGGACTTGCTGAACAGATGATCTTGCATCTATTGCATTGGGCAAAAAAACAAGGCGCTACCTCCAGTTATCTGCAAGTTGTTGCGAATAATGCACCTGCGTTAAAGCTCTACGCCAAGCTTGGTTATTCGGAAATATATAGCTACTGGTACAGAGTCAAAGAATAG
- a CDS encoding M48 family metallopeptidase, giving the protein MLTIELNNHSINCHIQYGKRKKVSITMDLPYMVTIKAPNGTSEDMIRQLVEQHGDVILKKSALMQRALDGPQAKEYEDEGKGKFLLFGKEHALHELIPVEGLTEEELRANLKKFYFAECKRMIGERIGRYQQELKVKPKSVEIVDSPTKWGSCSWDKKLTFNYRLAMAPLEVIDYVIIHELCHIHHMNHDRSFWRRIGSIMPDYKTKEDYLMRNGRAMTL; this is encoded by the coding sequence ATGTTAACGATAGAATTAAATAATCACAGCATTAACTGTCATATCCAATACGGCAAACGCAAGAAAGTGTCCATCACGATGGACTTGCCTTATATGGTAACCATCAAAGCACCCAATGGTACCAGTGAAGACATGATCCGGCAACTTGTGGAGCAGCATGGAGATGTAATTTTGAAGAAATCCGCTCTGATGCAGCGGGCGCTCGATGGTCCTCAAGCCAAGGAATACGAAGACGAAGGCAAAGGGAAGTTTTTGCTTTTTGGCAAGGAACACGCATTACATGAATTAATTCCTGTAGAGGGGCTTACAGAAGAAGAGCTGCGAGCGAATCTGAAGAAGTTTTATTTTGCCGAGTGTAAACGCATGATTGGGGAGCGCATTGGTCGTTATCAGCAGGAGTTGAAGGTGAAGCCGAAGTCAGTAGAGATCGTAGATTCACCCACCAAGTGGGGCAGTTGCAGCTGGGACAAAAAACTTACGTTCAATTATCGCCTGGCGATGGCACCATTGGAAGTGATCGATTATGTCATTATTCATGAACTTTGCCATATTCACCACATGAATCATGATCGCTCCTTCTGGCGGCGGATTGGCAGTATCATGCCGGATTACAAAACAAAAGAAGATTATCTGATGCGAAATGGTCGGGCCATGACACTATAA
- a CDS encoding saccharopine dehydrogenase: MNRKRVLIAGGYGAVGAQLARILHDRHPDLELVLGGRSAGKAAPFPSNRVQTVVVDTNADDPLIHAGENISLIINAVNDLDDRLLVSAVRRKIPLIDVTRWTEVFNQAIRTVEQEELHAPVVLSSGWMAGTASLFAMILSNSLQHVEVNIHALWSLRDKAGPDSAAFMDRMSIPFQVTESNMNRLVYPMTDPVKVHFPNGYTTPCYRLDTPDHVTLPHTSHIDSASFRISFDSKVSTYALAGLVKTGVWKMISGERFQPFRRKLLYNPGTGSAHHLVIQLKGLDAKGNDVKRTMTVSDPLGQTHMTALGAAVQAEKILMMPTDKPMAPGIYYPEHLFDDRMDMDAVTHFFKQYGVQLSYS; this comes from the coding sequence ATGAATAGAAAAAGAGTTCTTATCGCTGGAGGTTATGGTGCTGTAGGTGCACAGCTTGCCCGCATTTTGCATGACAGGCATCCTGATCTGGAATTGGTATTGGGAGGTCGTTCTGCGGGTAAAGCAGCACCTTTTCCATCCAATCGTGTCCAAACCGTTGTTGTTGATACCAATGCAGACGATCCACTGATTCACGCAGGAGAGAATATATCGTTAATCATTAATGCAGTGAACGATCTGGATGATCGGCTACTGGTATCGGCAGTGCGAAGAAAAATTCCACTCATTGACGTAACACGTTGGACTGAGGTGTTCAATCAAGCGATCCGCACAGTAGAACAGGAGGAACTTCATGCCCCGGTAGTGTTGTCTTCCGGGTGGATGGCAGGAACGGCTTCTCTATTTGCCATGATACTTTCTAACTCGCTGCAACATGTCGAAGTAAACATTCATGCCCTGTGGTCGCTGCGGGATAAGGCCGGGCCTGACTCAGCAGCTTTTATGGATCGGATGAGTATTCCCTTTCAGGTGACCGAATCCAACATGAACCGGCTTGTCTATCCCATGACAGATCCGGTTAAAGTACATTTTCCGAACGGGTACACGACCCCATGTTACAGATTGGATACACCTGATCACGTTACTTTGCCTCATACCAGCCATATCGATTCCGCCAGTTTCCGTATTTCATTCGATAGTAAAGTATCTACCTATGCACTCGCCGGATTGGTCAAAACCGGAGTGTGGAAGATGATCAGTGGTGAACGTTTCCAGCCATTCCGGCGGAAATTGCTCTATAATCCGGGAACCGGGAGTGCACATCACCTGGTCATTCAATTGAAAGGGCTGGATGCAAAAGGAAACGACGTTAAACGAACGATGACAGTCTCTGACCCACTCGGTCAAACTCATATGACTGCACTCGGCGCTGCGGTGCAAGCCGAGAAGATACTGATGATGCCAACGGACAAGCCTATGGCTCCAGGCATCTATTATCCTGAGCATCTGTTCGATGACCGAATGGACATGGATGCGGTTACTCATTTTTTCAAACAATACGGCGTTCAATTATCTTATTCCTAA
- a CDS encoding ArsR/SmtB family transcription factor codes for MNESMGNQKVIDIFENLSPYLQGLGDPVRQRIISLLIDQESMNVSQIAEHIPMSRPTVSHHLKILRQSGLLSVQKKGTEMYYKLEFNDAIAILKQLVHLVEVECQS; via the coding sequence ATGAACGAATCGATGGGTAACCAAAAAGTTATTGATATTTTCGAGAATCTAAGTCCTTATCTTCAAGGTTTGGGAGACCCCGTTCGCCAGCGAATCATATCGCTGCTCATTGATCAAGAGAGCATGAACGTATCCCAGATTGCAGAGCATATTCCCATGTCACGCCCTACGGTCTCTCATCACTTGAAAATATTGCGTCAATCCGGGCTGTTATCGGTTCAGAAAAAAGGTACGGAGATGTATTACAAACTGGAGTTCAACGATGCGATCGCAATACTCAAACAGCTCGTTCATCTCGTGGAAGTGGAATGTCAGAGCTAG
- a CDS encoding iron chaperone translates to MAESNHYSVLVDEYISEFTPDVQVRLQALRQIIRESAPNAEEKISYKMPTYAQHGNLVHFAAYQHHIGFYPAPSGILAFKEELSKYKGAKGSVQFPLDQPLPEDLIRRIVEYRVKENVEIALEKKRKK, encoded by the coding sequence ATGGCTGAGAGTAACCATTATTCGGTGCTGGTAGATGAATATATCTCGGAGTTTACACCTGATGTACAGGTGAGATTACAAGCGTTAAGACAGATTATTCGCGAGTCGGCTCCGAACGCCGAAGAGAAGATCAGTTACAAGATGCCCACGTATGCACAGCATGGGAATCTGGTTCATTTTGCCGCATACCAGCATCATATTGGGTTTTACCCTGCTCCGAGTGGGATTCTGGCATTCAAGGAGGAACTCTCTAAATACAAAGGGGCCAAGGGATCTGTCCAGTTTCCGCTGGACCAGCCATTGCCGGAGGATCTGATCCGCCGGATTGTGGAGTATCGGGTGAAAGAAAATGTGGAGATCGCGCTGGAAAAGAAACGCAAAAAGTAG
- a CDS encoding cysteine hydrolase family protein, which translates to MNKALIVLDVQYGITSMKDFTAQLGKIEAVIADFEQQHEPIIYMKHVDYDQEGSSLFYKDPVNLEIIMSTGQHPVMEKSKPSAFSNPELKIWLHDHQVEHVFIVGFNMEYCCLFTAITAEHEGFKVTLIEDATGSVNTAETYEMPGLDIQDFVGSILNWSNCIEVLYVDEYKEMYRI; encoded by the coding sequence ATGAACAAAGCACTAATCGTGTTGGATGTGCAGTATGGGATCACATCAATGAAGGATTTCACTGCTCAATTGGGCAAGATAGAAGCGGTTATCGCTGATTTTGAACAGCAACATGAGCCAATCATATACATGAAACATGTAGATTACGATCAGGAGGGTTCTTCACTGTTCTATAAAGATCCTGTAAACCTGGAAATTATAATGAGTACCGGACAGCATCCTGTTATGGAGAAAAGCAAACCAAGTGCCTTCAGCAATCCGGAGCTGAAAATTTGGCTGCATGATCATCAGGTAGAACATGTATTTATTGTTGGATTCAACATGGAATATTGTTGTCTGTTTACGGCAATTACTGCAGAACACGAAGGGTTTAAGGTAACCTTAATTGAGGACGCAACAGGTTCGGTGAACACAGCGGAGACGTATGAAATGCCGGGTCTGGATATTCAGGATTTTGTCGGTTCGATTCTGAATTGGTCGAATTGTATTGAAGTTTTATATGTGGATGAGTATAAAGAAATGTATCGTATCTAG
- a CDS encoding helix-turn-helix domain-containing protein, producing MIKVHLSRIMGEKRINIADLSRLTGLHRNGIAKLYNEETDGVKFDTLNRICEALDCDIQDIIEFIKDEK from the coding sequence ATGATCAAGGTTCATTTATCTCGTATTATGGGTGAGAAAAGAATTAATATTGCTGATTTATCCCGACTAACCGGATTACATAGAAATGGGATTGCCAAATTATATAATGAAGAAACCGATGGTGTGAAGTTTGATACGCTGAATCGAATATGTGAGGCTTTGGATTGTGACATCCAGGATATCATTGAGTTTATCAAGGACGAGAAGTGA